The proteins below are encoded in one region of Aulosira sp. FACHB-615:
- the lepA gene encoding translation elongation factor 4: MTDVPAVRIRNFCIIAHIDHGKSTLADRLLQATGTVDERQMKEQFLDNMDLERERGITIKLQAARMNYTAKDGQQYVLNLIDTPGHVDFSYEVSRSLAACEGALLVVDASQGVEAQTLANVYLALEHNLEIIPVLNKIDLPGAEPDRVISEIEEIIGLDCSGAILASAKEGIGINEILETIVERVPPAPDRVNERLRALIFDSYYDPYRGVIVYFRVMDGRVKKGDRVYLMASGKEYEIDELGVLSPTQKQVDELHAGEVGYLAAAIKAVADARVGDTITLSNAKAVDPLPGYTEANPMVFCGMFPIDADQFEDLREALEKLRLNDAALHYEPETSSAMGFGFRCGFLGLLHMEIVQERLEREYDLDLIITAPSVVYKVTTIKGEELYIDNPSHLPAPNDREKIEEPYVQVEMITPEGFVGTLMELSQNRRGIFKDMKYLTQGRTTLTYEIPLAEVVTDFFDQMKSRSRGYASMEYHIIGYRENPLVKLDIMINGDPVDSLAMIVHRDKAYNVGRSMAEKLKELIPRHQFKVPIQAAIGSKVIASEHIPALRKDVLAKCYGGDISRKKKLLQKQAKGKKRMKAVGTVDVPQEAFMAVLRLDQN, from the coding sequence ATGACTGACGTTCCGGCAGTTCGCATTCGCAATTTCTGTATTATTGCTCACATTGATCACGGGAAATCAACCCTGGCCGATCGCCTGTTGCAAGCTACCGGCACTGTTGATGAACGACAGATGAAGGAGCAGTTTCTCGACAATATGGATTTAGAACGGGAGCGCGGCATTACCATTAAGCTGCAAGCTGCCCGGATGAATTACACTGCTAAAGATGGTCAGCAGTATGTATTAAATTTAATTGACACTCCCGGACACGTAGACTTTTCTTATGAGGTGTCGCGCAGTTTGGCGGCTTGTGAAGGGGCGCTATTGGTTGTAGATGCGTCTCAAGGTGTGGAAGCGCAAACTCTGGCGAATGTCTACTTGGCGTTAGAGCATAACTTGGAAATTATTCCCGTTCTCAACAAAATCGACCTTCCTGGTGCCGAACCAGACCGGGTAATTAGCGAAATTGAAGAAATTATTGGTCTTGATTGCAGTGGGGCAATTCTCGCCTCAGCCAAAGAAGGAATTGGCATTAATGAGATTTTAGAGACGATTGTGGAACGGGTTCCACCCGCACCTGATAGAGTTAATGAACGTTTACGGGCGTTAATTTTTGATAGCTATTACGATCCCTATCGGGGGGTAATTGTCTACTTCCGGGTGATGGATGGGCGCGTGAAAAAAGGCGATCGCGTTTATCTAATGGCATCCGGCAAGGAATACGAAATCGACGAGTTGGGTGTCTTGTCTCCCACCCAAAAGCAAGTTGATGAACTCCACGCCGGGGAAGTAGGTTATTTAGCCGCCGCCATTAAAGCCGTAGCCGATGCGCGGGTAGGCGATACCATTACCTTGTCTAACGCCAAAGCCGTAGACCCCTTACCAGGGTACACCGAAGCCAACCCAATGGTCTTTTGTGGGATGTTCCCCATCGATGCTGACCAATTTGAAGACTTGCGGGAAGCTTTAGAAAAGCTCAGACTCAATGATGCGGCGCTGCACTATGAACCAGAAACTTCGAGCGCGATGGGTTTTGGTTTCCGGTGTGGGTTCTTAGGCTTGCTGCACATGGAAATCGTGCAGGAACGGCTAGAACGCGAGTATGACTTGGATTTAATTATTACTGCGCCTTCGGTGGTTTATAAAGTCACTACTATTAAGGGCGAGGAATTATATATTGATAATCCTAGCCATTTGCCTGCTCCCAACGACCGCGAGAAAATCGAAGAACCCTATGTACAGGTAGAAATGATTACACCGGAAGGTTTTGTCGGCACATTGATGGAGTTGTCACAAAATCGCCGTGGTATTTTCAAAGACATGAAATATCTCACCCAAGGGCGTACCACCTTAACTTATGAAATACCCTTGGCGGAAGTTGTCACCGACTTTTTTGACCAAATGAAATCGCGATCGCGCGGTTATGCCAGTATGGAATACCATATCATTGGCTACCGCGAAAATCCCCTGGTAAAGCTAGATATCATGATTAACGGCGACCCCGTGGATTCTTTAGCAATGATTGTCCACCGCGATAAAGCTTATAACGTCGGGCGGTCAATGGCTGAGAAACTCAAAGAATTAATTCCCCGCCATCAATTTAAAGTGCCAATTCAAGCCGCCATTGGTAGCAAAGTCATCGCCAGTGAACATATCCCTGCCTTACGCAAAGATGTACTCGCCAAGTGTTACGGCGGTGACATCAGCCGGAAAAAGAAACTTTTGCAGAAGCAAGCCAAAGGTAAAAAGCGGATGAAGGCTGTAGGTACAGTAGATGTACCCCAAGAAGCTTTTATGGCTGTTTTACGGTTAGATCAAAATTAA